A DNA window from Ranitomeya imitator isolate aRanImi1 chromosome 2, aRanImi1.pri, whole genome shotgun sequence contains the following coding sequences:
- the LOC138666604 gene encoding zinc finger protein 547-like, translated as MLHSIKKRKNITSTHFVSSISSVIVLLHGIFMMLHHHLLYIQVPTILDSLSGDLLYKRIFLIYPSRMDRDREKMVEKILNLTLEILFRLTGEDYTVVKKTSSESCQDPVCEGWGRPLSPITGPPPHPLIHEEIDDQKILELTYKMIELLTGEVPIRCQDITIYFSMEEWEYLEGHKDLYKDVMMEVPQPLTSPVVSSKRTTPERCPRPLLSQDCKEENSNIPQYRQGEDLTHINTTETYVRGDERCKEEIPTDDYPGDYFRSSEGHVMSSVHMKDLSSDPFQERLSFDASHNIKKNKRKKFDHQKVHIVEKPFSCIKCGKRFTHKSNLAKHEKHHKEVKPFSCSYCGKCFTKKSHLVRHQRIHTEQKTFLCLECGKGFIQKSHLVSHQSHHTGVKPFPCSECGKCFMTKTHLVRHQRIHTGVKPFSCSECGKCFIVKSHLVIHQRIHTGVKPFTCSECGKCFTTKTHLLRHHKIHTGEKPFSCSECGKSFNQRPHLVRHKSNHTGEKYFLFDTDLCSSQVEKQNIYQL; from the exons ATGCTCCATtccataaaaaaaagaaagaatatcaCATCTACACATTTTGTCTCCTCAATATcttcagtaattgtattattacatggGATATTTATGATGTTACATCATCATCTTCTctacattcaggtccctacaatattggattctctcagtggagatcttctatataagagaattttcctgatatacccttcaaggatggatagggacagagaAAAGATGGTGGAGAAGATATTGAACCTCactctagagatcctcttccggcttactggagag gattacacagtggtgaagaagacctctagtgagagctgtcaggaccctgtgtgtgagggatggggaagacccctgagtccaatcacggggcctccacctcaccccctgatacatgaggagattgatgaccagaagatcctagaactcacctacaagatgattgagctgctgactggagag gttcctataaggtgtcaggacatcaccatctatttctccatggaggagtgggagtatttagaaggacacaaagatctgtacaaggatgtcatgatggaggttccccagcccctcacatcaccag ttgtatccagtaagaggacaacaccagagagatgtcctcgTCCTCTTCTTTCACAGGACTGTAAAGAAGAAAATTCCAATATTCCTCAATATCGTCAG ggtgaagatctgacccatattaatactacagagacatatgtgaggggtgatgagcggtgtaaagaggagattcctacggatgactacccag GTGACTATTTCAGAAGCTCAGAGGGACATGTGATGTCTTCAGTACACATgaaagatctatcatctgatcctttTCAAGAACGTCTATCTTTTGACGCATCACACAATATTAAGAAAAATAAAAGGAAGAAATTTGACCACCAAAAAGTTCATATagtggagaagccattttcatgtataAAATGTGGCAAAAGGTTTACACATAAATCAAATCTTGCTAAACATGAGAAGCATCACAAAGAGGTGAAGCCATTCTCATGCTcatattgtgggaaatgttttaccaagaaatcacatcttgtcagacatcagagaattcacacagaacAGAAGACATTtttatgtttagaatgtgggaaaggttttatcCAGAAGTCACATCTTGTTTCACATCAAAGTCATCACACAGGGGTGAAAccatttccatgttcagaatgtggtaaatgtttcatGACAAAAacacatcttgttagacatcagagaattcacacgggggtgaagccattttcatgttcagaatgtgggaaatgttttatcgtgaaatcacatcttgttatacatcagagaattcacacaggcgtGAAACCatttacatgttcagaatgtggcaaatgtttcacGACAAAAACACATCTTCTTAGACATcataaaattcacacaggggagaagccattttcatgttcagaatgtggtaaatcttTTAACCAGAGACCCCATCTTGTAAGACATAAGAGTAATCACACAGGGGAAAAGTATTTTCTTTTTGATACAGATTTATGTTCTTCACAGgtagaaaaacaaaacatataccagttgtga